Genomic DNA from Gallaecimonas xiamenensis 3-C-1:
GCATCCCCCTTGTGCACCGGCTTTTTGCGCTCGATGATGCTGTCCAACTGGTCGAGCTCGGTGTCGGTCAGGGTAAAAGGAATGCAAAGCTCACTCATGGCGCAATCGTGACAGTGGATGGCGCAAGACGAATTCCGGTGCATCTCATACTTCCTTGGCTGACAAACGTTAAAGATCGGGGTTTGGGGTCACGCCGGCATCCATTGCCGCCAGGTGACAAACAACAGATTAACCGCCATAGCCAATAGGATAAAGGCTGCAAGGCCTTTAAAGCCAGGATGTTGCAGCAGTTGTTTGAGTTTAGTGGCGGCAAGCCCCGTTGCCAGCATCACCGGCAGGGTGCCAAGGCCGAAGGCCAGCATGCTAAGGCCGCCATCAAGGGCCGAACCGCTGACCAGGGCCCAGGACAGGGCCGAATAGACCAGGCCGCAGGGCAGCCAGCCCCACAAAAGGCCAAGGGGCAGGGCCTGCCAGGGATTCTTTAGGGGCAGCAGATCCCCGGCCAGGGGTTTTAGGCGGCGCCAAAGGTGCTGGCCCAGGGCTTCAAGGCGCATCAGCCCCAGGTGCCAGCGCAACAGGTACAAAGCCATCAGCACCAGCAGCAAGGCGGCCAGCAGCCGAAAGGCCAGCAGCAGCGGCGTGCCTATGGCGCTCACATAGGCGCCAAGGCCCCCTACCAGGGCGCCGGCCAGGCCGTAACTGGCCAGGCGGCCCAGGTTGTACATCAGTAAAGTCACCAGGCGCCGGTTCGGTGCCACCGTCAGGGAAAAGGCCCCGGCCAGGCTGCCGCACATGCCAAGGCAGTGGCCGGCGCCAGCCAGACCCATCAGCACCGCAGGCCAAAACCCCAGGGTCACGGTTTGGGATCCTTGTCGTCTTCGTCGAAGAGGATGCTGTGGCCCTGGCGGTCGAGATCCTCAAATTGCTGGCTTTTCACCGCCCAGAAGAACACCGCCACGGCGATGATGACGATCAATACGGCAATGGGTATCAGCAGGGCCAGGATGCTCACTTCAGTAACCTCAGGGAATTGGACAGCACCAGCAGCGAGCTTAAGGACATGCCAAGGGCGGCCAGCCAGGGGCTGACCAGGCCCAGCACCGCCACCGGCACTATCACCAGGTTATAACACAGGGCCCAGCCGTAATTTTGGCGGATGATGCGCCGGCCCTTGAGCACCAGCTGCCAGGCGCTGTCGAGCTTGCCCAGCTGGTCCCCCAGCAACACCACGTCGCTGCTGGCCCGGGCCAGGTCGGTTCCCGAGCCCATGGCCAGGGACAGGTCGGCCCCGGCCAGCACCGGGGCGTCGTTAACCCCGTCGCCCACCACCAGCACCTTGTGGCCGCCCTGCTGCAAGGCGCGGATATGGGCCAGCTTATCGGCCGGTAACAGCCCCTTGCTGACCTTGATGCCAAGGGACTGGCCCAACTGGTCGGCCAGGGGTGAGCCGTCACCGGTTAACAGCGCCACCTCAAGCCCCCGGGCTTTAAGGCGGGCGATAAGGTCAGGGGCGTCGTCCCGCAAGCGGTCTTTGAGCCAAAACCCGGCCAGGGGGCCTTGTTGGTCGGCAAGGTAGAGGCTGGCCCCGAGATCCGGGCTCTGGGTAAAGGCGGCCGACCCCAGGCGGTAAGACACCCCAGCCAGGGTACCGCTCACTCCCTGGCCCGGGTGGTTTTCGATGCCGTCGGCCTTGAGGGTTGCGGCGTAAGGGTCAAAGGCACGGGCTATGGGGTGCTCTGAGCCCGCTTCCAGGGCGGCCGCTACCGCTGCCCAATGGCCAGCCTCGCCGCGCATGGCTTTGATGTCGGCCAGTTCCAGGCGGCCCTGGGTCAAGGTGCCGGTCTTGTCGAACAGCACGGTGTCGATGTGCGGCAGCACTTCCAGGCTGTCGCCTTGGCGCACTAGCCAGCCCAGCTGGCCCAGACGGCTCATGGTGCAGGTCAGGGCGGCAGGGGTGGCCAGGGACAGGGCGCAAGGGCAGCTGGCAACCAGCACCGACAAGGTTACCCAGAAGGCGTCTTCGGGGCGCCACCAGAGCCAGCCCAGGTAGGTCAGTAGCGCCACCAGCAGCAGCCGCACCACAAAGCGCCGGGCTATGAGGTCGGCCAATTGGGCACTCTTGGGCTTTTGGGCCTGGGCGCCTTCTTGCAGCCGCAAAATCCCCGCCACCAGGTTGTCGGCCCCCAGGGCTTTGACTTCCCCTTCCAGGGGGGAGCGCAGGTTAAGGCTACCGGCATAGAGGCTGTCGCCGCACTTTTTGGCCACCGGCAGGGCCTCGCCGGTTAAAAAGCTTTCGTCCAGCTCGGCGCCGCTACTGGTAAGGCGAAGATCGGTGGGCACCTTCTCCCCCGGCCTGACCTGGACCCTGTCCCCCAGGGCCAATTGCGCTACCGGCACCTGGCAAGGCCCCTGGTCGGTGACCTGCCAGGCCAGGGCAGGCACCAGTTTTAACAGGTTGGCCGCGCCCTGGGCCGCCTTGTGCCGGGCCCGCAGCTCCAGCAGCCGGCCGGTGAGCAGCAGGAAGGTGAACATGGCGATGGACTCGAAATAGACCTCGCCCCCGCCGCCAAAGGTGGCGTAGCTGGAGGCCAGGTAGGCGCCGAGGATGGCGATGGACACCGGCACATCCATACCGGGCTGGCCCAGGCGCAGCTGGCGCCAGGCGGCCTGGTAGAAGGGCTGGGCCGAATAGAGGGCGACGGGGCTGGCCAGTCCCCAGGACAGGTAGCGAAAATACTGGCCCAGCTCGCCGTCATTACCCACCCCGAAATAAAAGGCGAAGGCGAACATCATCACCTGCATGGTGGCAATACCGGCCAGGCCCAGGCGCAGGGTAAGGCGTTTGAGCTGGGCGCTGTAGAGGGCTTCTTGCTGGTCCGGGGCAAAGGGCAGGGCCGGGTACCCCAAGTCTGCCAGGGCCTTTAGCAGGGCCGACAGAGGCAGCCTATCTTGCTGCCAGCGTACCTGCAGGCGCTGGCTGGTGGCGTTGACATGGACCCGGGCCACCCCGTTCATGGCCCCCAGGCGTTTTTCAATCAGCCAGGCACAGGCGGCGCAGCTTAGGTTATCCACCGACAGGATAACCTCGCTCAGCTCCCCGTCCTGGTGCACGAACTGGCGCTGCAGGGCAGGGCTGTCGTAGCCCGCCAGGGCCTGGGGTACCAGGGCATCGGGGGCCACCGCCGCCTGGGTGCGGTAGCGGTAATAGTCGCTCAGGCCGCTATCGACTATGGCCTGGCTTACCGCTTGGCAACCGGCGCAGCAAAGGGCCCTGTCCTTACCGAGGATGCGGGTGCGAAAGGTGCTGCCCGGGTCCAGGGGTTGGTGGCAGTGGTAACAGAGGTTGTCAGGGCTCACCGGTCAGCACCGCCTGGTGTTCCTCGTCAAAATCTACCTGGGCTTGGACCCGCCATTGGCCGTCAAAGGGTTCGGCCTGCAGGTGCCAGCGCCCGACCATGGGGTGGTCCAGAACCAGGTGGTAAACACCGGCGGCATTGGCGGTCAGCATGCGGTCGAAATCGTTACGGGCCAGGGTGGCGTGGTGCAGGCTGAGCTTGACCGCCAGGCCGGGCTCCAGGTCGTCGCCGCTCAACACCATATCCAGCCCCCCTGGCACCTGGGTGACGGTGGCCCGGATATGGCGGCTCTGGGCGGCATTGAGCTCGGTCAGTTCCAGGTTGATGGCCTTGCCTTCCTTGTAATAGTCGGCCACCACCAGATCGGCAGGATCGGTGGCCGCAATATAGAAGGTGTAACAGCTGGCCACCACGGCGCAGACGGGCAGGGTAATCAAGAACCAGGGCCAGAATTGCTTGTACCAGGGCTGCATGACACCTCCGGTCGAAAAGGCAGCAATAGGGAGAGGCTAACAAAAAGCCCTGACAGGCGCAGGGCTTTTTTCACAGAATCAAACGCTTATTCCTGTTCCTTCGGCTCGGGGTTGGAGAGGCGATAGACATAGGCGGCCAGTACGTGGACCTTGTCCGCCCCCAGGCGGTCTTGCCAGGCCGGCATCACCCCATGGCGCCCGTAACGGAGGGTTTCTTCCACGGCCCGCTCCGAACCACCGTAAAGCCAAATGTCATCGGTCAGGTTGGGGGCGGCGCCGGCGGCCACCGGCAGGTTATTGAGGTAGGCCCCTTTACCGTCCTGGCCATGGCAGGCGGCGCACATGGCGAACTTGGCCTTGCCGGCGTCGGCCAACTGCTGGTTGACCTTGCGCCCGGACAGGCTCAGCACGTAGGCGGTCATCTCTTTGACCCCTTGCTCACCCAGGGCATCGCCCCAGGCCGGCATCTGCGCTACCCGGCCGTGCAGAAGGGTTTCCTTGATGATCTCCGGCTTGCCGCCGTAGAGCCAATCGCTGTCGGTGAGGTTGGGGAAACCGTTACCCCCCTTGGCGGCCGAACCGTGGCATTGGGCGCAGTTTTGCAGGAACAATCGCTGGCCTACCTTGAGGGCGTCTTTGTCGTAGGCCAGTTCTTCTATAGGGCGGCTGGCGTAGGCGGCAAAGATGGGCCCGAAGGTGGCTTCGGCCTTGGTCATCTCCCGCTCGTACTGGATATAACCGCTGCCACTGGCCAGAAGCTTGGCTTCCTTTTCCTTGATTTCGGCCAGGGAGCGGGCGTCCTGGATGGACGATTGCCAGCCCAGCAGGCCCTTGAAGCTACCCAGTCCCGGCATCAGCAACAGGTACAGCAACGAAAAGACGATGGTGAACCAGAACATGTAGTACCACCACCTGGGCAGCGGGTTGTTGATCTCCACTATGCCGTCGAAGGAGTGGTGCATCAGTTCACCCTCCTTGATGTCGGTGGAGTTCCTGCGTGCCCAGAACAGGACCACGGCACAGCCGATGATCACGATGAGCGTCAGTACGATGATCCAGATGCTCCAGAAGCTACTCATTGTTTTGACTCCTGCTTGTCATCAGGGGTGTCTTCGTCGGAAAACACCAGGTTGGCCGCTTCTTCGAAGTCCTTTTGGCGCCGGGCCGACCAGGCCCAGACGGCAATGCCCACGAACAGCAGTAAGATCACCAGGGTGATTACACCCCTGAAGGTTCCGTAATCCATATCCATGCCTTATTGCAGCGCGTGGCCGAGTGACTGCAGGTAG
This window encodes:
- the ccoS gene encoding cbb3-type cytochrome oxidase assembly protein CcoS encodes the protein MSILALLIPIAVLIVIIAVAVFFWAVKSQQFEDLDRQGHSILFDEDDKDPKP
- the ccoP gene encoding cytochrome-c oxidase, cbb3-type subunit III, which produces MSSFWSIWIIVLTLIVIIGCAVVLFWARRNSTDIKEGELMHHSFDGIVEINNPLPRWWYYMFWFTIVFSLLYLLLMPGLGSFKGLLGWQSSIQDARSLAEIKEKEAKLLASGSGYIQYEREMTKAEATFGPIFAAYASRPIEELAYDKDALKVGQRLFLQNCAQCHGSAAKGGNGFPNLTDSDWLYGGKPEIIKETLLHGRVAQMPAWGDALGEQGVKEMTAYVLSLSGRKVNQQLADAGKAKFAMCAACHGQDGKGAYLNNLPVAAGAAPNLTDDIWLYGGSERAVEETLRYGRHGVMPAWQDRLGADKVHVLAAYVYRLSNPEPKEQE
- a CDS encoding heavy metal translocating P-type ATPase, with product MSPDNLCYHCHQPLDPGSTFRTRILGKDRALCCAGCQAVSQAIVDSGLSDYYRYRTQAAVAPDALVPQALAGYDSPALQRQFVHQDGELSEVILSVDNLSCAACAWLIEKRLGAMNGVARVHVNATSQRLQVRWQQDRLPLSALLKALADLGYPALPFAPDQQEALYSAQLKRLTLRLGLAGIATMQVMMFAFAFYFGVGNDGELGQYFRYLSWGLASPVALYSAQPFYQAAWRQLRLGQPGMDVPVSIAILGAYLASSYATFGGGGEVYFESIAMFTFLLLTGRLLELRARHKAAQGAANLLKLVPALAWQVTDQGPCQVPVAQLALGDRVQVRPGEKVPTDLRLTSSGAELDESFLTGEALPVAKKCGDSLYAGSLNLRSPLEGEVKALGADNLVAGILRLQEGAQAQKPKSAQLADLIARRFVVRLLLVALLTYLGWLWWRPEDAFWVTLSVLVASCPCALSLATPAALTCTMSRLGQLGWLVRQGDSLEVLPHIDTVLFDKTGTLTQGRLELADIKAMRGEAGHWAAVAAALEAGSEHPIARAFDPYAATLKADGIENHPGQGVSGTLAGVSYRLGSAAFTQSPDLGASLYLADQQGPLAGFWLKDRLRDDAPDLIARLKARGLEVALLTGDGSPLADQLGQSLGIKVSKGLLPADKLAHIRALQQGGHKVLVVGDGVNDAPVLAGADLSLAMGSGTDLARASSDVVLLGDQLGKLDSAWQLVLKGRRIIRQNYGWALCYNLVIVPVAVLGLVSPWLAALGMSLSSLLVLSNSLRLLK
- a CDS encoding CcoQ/FixQ family Cbb3-type cytochrome c oxidase assembly chaperone, which gives rise to MDYGTFRGVITLVILLLFVGIAVWAWSARRQKDFEEAANLVFSDEDTPDDKQESKQ
- a CDS encoding FixH family protein, with protein sequence MQPWYKQFWPWFLITLPVCAVVASCYTFYIAATDPADLVVADYYKEGKAINLELTELNAAQSRHIRATVTQVPGGLDMVLSGDDLEPGLAVKLSLHHATLARNDFDRMLTANAAGVYHLVLDHPMVGRWHLQAEPFDGQWRVQAQVDFDEEHQAVLTGEP
- a CDS encoding sulfite exporter TauE/SafE family protein, giving the protein MTLGFWPAVLMGLAGAGHCLGMCGSLAGAFSLTVAPNRRLVTLLMYNLGRLASYGLAGALVGGLGAYVSAIGTPLLLAFRLLAALLLVLMALYLLRWHLGLMRLEALGQHLWRRLKPLAGDLLPLKNPWQALPLGLLWGWLPCGLVYSALSWALVSGSALDGGLSMLAFGLGTLPVMLATGLAATKLKQLLQHPGFKGLAAFILLAMAVNLLFVTWRQWMPA